Within the Aeromicrobium sp. Root236 genome, the region ACATCCGGCGGGATCCCTCAGCAGCCGGAGGAGCCGCGCGGGAAGACGCCAATCAGAACTCAAATTCTCGTGTGGCTTTCGGTGCTGGGCGTAGTCGCCGTCATGATGATCATCCTGGCGCTGGTTGTTGTATGGGGTTTCGCTACAGAGCTCCCATCCGACTAGCCACTACTTGCACCAGCGCAGCGGAATGACGCGGCGCCTCAGATAGCCTGCATGTCATGTCAGATGAACCGCGTATCCCGCTCGCGGATGCGCTGCCGGGAATGGGGATTCACCCGTTGGAGGACGGTGAAGTTCCGATCAGTGCATTCCTGCTCATCAAGTTGCTCGATGAGGACGGGGATCCGTCCTGGTCGTTCAGGACAACGGAAGCTCCCAACCGAGAAGAGTTGCTCGGCGCACTGATGATTCAGGTCGATCTGTTGAAGGCCTCTCTGCTCAGCGACTGGGATGCGGACTAGAGGGGTTGGAGCGACCGCACGATGGGGAACTGATGCGGCGGAATGTCCGCGGCGGCGGCGAGGCACGACCTCGCCGAGCGCCTGCCTTGACGAGTGGTGCAGGGGCCGGCGGTGGAGGAAGACCGCCGGCCCCAGCTCGGGTTGTCAGCGACGTGAGGTCAAGGACCTCTTGTCACTGAGCGGGGTGATGCTGATGCGGTCGATGTTCGGTGCGAACTTCGACCTCAGCAGCTCCTCGTAGATGTCGGACGCGTACGTCTTGCCGTCGAAGTTCGGCAGCTCCTCGGACGAGAACCGGATCGTGTTCTTCCCCTTGGCCAACGTGACCGGGAACGACAGCTCCCAGAAGTTGTTCTGGTGGAAGCTGTGCGGGAACCACACGCGCTTCGCCTTGCCCCCGTTGATCGACACCTCAGCGTGCCGGGCCAGCGGGTCGGGGTTGTAGTGGGTCGCGGGCGACTGCTCTGGGTTGGAGTAGCGCACCGTCACCATGTCGGTGCCGGCCTTGGTGGCGGTGACCTTGAACGTGAGGGTGTTCCCGTTGCCGGGGGCGCCTCCGATGCGGGTCACCGCCTTGCCGCCACTGGCCAGCGAGTACGACTCCGCCTTCGCGGTGCCGGCAGCGGTCGCGTTCTCGGCCTCGTACGACGTCGTCGGCAGCGTGCCCTTCGAAGGACGTACGCCGAGGCTGTCGATCGCGAGCGATCCACCGTGCCCCGTCAGGACGACCTTGTTGACGCCGCCGCGCAGGAACACCTTGGCCGCGGGAATCGACCGCGTGACCGTGGCGAGCGTCTTGTCGTTGACGCTCAGTCGCGCGTTGCCGTGACCCGATGCCCTGAGGTTCAGGGTCGCCTCGCCGTCCTTGGCCGAGTAGACCCAGAACGTCACGGAGCCCTTCCTGCCCAGCGGCACCGTGCCCGAGCCCGACACGTGCTTGCGGTTGTAGACGGGCTTGGCGCCCTTGAGCACCGCGTTCTCGGCCTCGTAGACCGACGTCTTCGCCGCCGGGTTGGCCAGCGAGAGGTCCATCTTGTCGATGATCGCGTCGCCCTTGGTCGACTTGCTGCCGTCGAGGCTCTTGGCCGCCAGGGAGATCGTGTGGTCGCCGGCGGTCAGCTTGACCTTGGCGTCGGAGTGGTCCCAGACGACCCACTTGTAGCCGAGCGGCAGGTAGATCTGCTGCTCAGCGGCACCGTCGACGTTGAGGAACACGTTGGTGGGCCCCTGCTCCGCGACCTTGTCGAAGGTGTTCAACGAGTTGGCGAAGACGCTCAGGTCGTACGTGCCGGTCTTGGGCACCGAGACCTTGAAGCTCAGGACGCCGTCGGAGCCCGTGCGCAGGCCACCGACGTCGTACCCGCCGGAGGTGTAGAACTTGCTCACGTCGCCGGGCGAGCCCTCAGGACCGTTCTTGCTGTAACCGCCGCCCGTGTAGGTCGCGTCCTCCGCCTCGTACGTCTTCTGCCACAGCTTCGGGGCCTTCGACGGCGAGGTGGTGTCCTTGCCCGGCGTCAGGATGACCTGGTACGCCGACGACTCCTTGAGCGCGGGCAGCTTGCCCTCGCCGAAGTCGAGCGCGACGCTGCCGCCCTTGACCGAGGTGTCGTACTCCGCGACCGTCGCCGGCTGCGGCGAGTCACCGATCTGGCCCGTCCACGGGATCTCCTGCACGAGCACGTGGGCGCTCTTGCCGAACTTCCCGGTGCTGACGTGGTCGAACTGGACCGAGCTCTTGCCCGACGCGCCGCCGATGATCGCCCGAGCCTGGCTCTTCGCCGGGTCGTACGTCGCCACGCCCTGCAGCGTGTAGTTGGTGTTGGGCCGCGGCGGCGTGACGGCGACCGTGTGGCCGGTCATGTTGCCGTACGCGTTGAGCAGCCACCACTGGCCGTTGCCGCGGTTGGCCTGGACGGCGGAGTCGCTCAGGTTGCCGTCGATGTTCCAGTACGCGATGTCGGCGTCGACCTTGGAGTCCTCGATCGCCGAGACCCACTGGATCATCTGGCCGGGCACCGACGTGTGGTAGTTGAACGCGTACTCGTTGACGTTGATCGGCAGCTTCGTGCCGGCGTACGCCGTGCCGTCGAACGCGGCGGCCTCCCACGTGCGGTACTTCGCCACGTTGGTGCGGATGCTGGCCGGGTTGCTGAGCTCGTGCCACGTCATGACGTCGGGGACGGTCTTGGCCTCGACGACGTGCTTGAGCCAGCCCTGGATCTGCGTGTAGAGAATGCTCGTGTTCGGTCCTGCGATCCGGGCGTCGGGCATCTTGCCCTTGATCAGCGCGTACACGTCGTCCCAGGCCTTGAAGTAGTCCTTGGGGTTGTCGAGCCAGCTGACCTTGTTGTAGCTCCACTCACCGGTGCCGAACATGTTGCCCTCGGGCTCGTTGAACGGCACGAAGACGACGTGCTTCTGGTACGTCTTCGGCATGGTCAGCACCTGGTCGACCTGCTTGGCGATCTTCGTCTTGAAGTCGTCCAGCTTGGCCTCGGGGGTGTCGCCGGGCCACTGGTAAGGGAACCCGCGATAGATGTCGGTCATGTAGATGTAGGTGTCACCGCCGGTGCTGTCGGCGAGCGGCTTGACGACCTCGAGCGCGTCCGCGCCGGGGTGCTGCGGTCCGTCCTGCGCCTTGGTGGAGACCGTGCGCAGCTTCATGCCCTCGAGCAGGTTGCTGGTGGGCACGCCGGTGCCGTAGACGCCGTAGAGCGTGCCGGAAGCGCCACCGTGGAAGCCGCCGGTGCTCTTGGCGAGGTCGATCGTGACCTGGTTGGGCTTGGTGACCGTCACGTCGGCGGTGATGTCC harbors:
- a CDS encoding LamG-like jellyroll fold domain-containing protein; translated protein: MQRIRGARGIAATAAGALAALTLVSTPAHAAEPDPAHLIAHYDFDGDPATTGTVVDRSGQGLDATVVNKATASAVPGAAAGDSALDLPGGSQSSTGAYVDLPKNLLGSATDLTVSARVKWDGSGGSWQRIFDIGQDTSHYLFASPANGDGNLRAAVKAAPPGDESYTTGYAALPSDAWRTVTVTLDTAKHQTSLYLDGAFVDQAKTDVTAAQLLNSSATRAGYLGKSQFGNDPLFSGALDDVQLYDEALTADQVAGLVDTVPTLTKLADTSFDLRTNIGEAPALPATIRATYSDGFDRNVPTTWDTVDPSKYASLGTFTVHGTAGGQDITADVTVTKPNQVTIDLAKSTGGFHGGASGTLYGVYGTGVPTSNLLEGMKLRTVSTKAQDGPQHPGADALEVVKPLADSTGGDTYIYMTDIYRGFPYQWPGDTPEAKLDDFKTKIAKQVDQVLTMPKTYQKHVVFVPFNEPEGNMFGTGEWSYNKVSWLDNPKDYFKAWDDVYALIKGKMPDARIAGPNTSILYTQIQGWLKHVVEAKTVPDVMTWHELSNPASIRTNVAKYRTWEAAAFDGTAYAGTKLPINVNEYAFNYHTSVPGQMIQWVSAIEDSKVDADIAYWNIDGNLSDSAVQANRGNGQWWLLNAYGNMTGHTVAVTPPRPNTNYTLQGVATYDPAKSQARAIIGGASGKSSVQFDHVSTGKFGKSAHVLVQEIPWTGQIGDSPQPATVAEYDTSVKGGSVALDFGEGKLPALKESSAYQVILTPGKDTTSPSKAPKLWQKTYEAEDATYTGGGYSKNGPEGSPGDVSKFYTSGGYDVGGLRTGSDGVLSFKVSVPKTGTYDLSVFANSLNTFDKVAEQGPTNVFLNVDGAAEQQIYLPLGYKWVVWDHSDAKVKLTAGDHTISLAAKSLDGSKSTKGDAIIDKMDLSLANPAAKTSVYEAENAVLKGAKPVYNRKHVSGSGTVPLGRKGSVTFWVYSAKDGEATLNLRASGHGNARLSVNDKTLATVTRSIPAAKVFLRGGVNKVVLTGHGGSLAIDSLGVRPSKGTLPTTSYEAENATAAGTAKAESYSLASGGKAVTRIGGAPGNGNTLTFKVTATKAGTDMVTVRYSNPEQSPATHYNPDPLARHAEVSINGGKAKRVWFPHSFHQNNFWELSFPVTLAKGKNTIRFSSEELPNFDGKTYASDIYEELLRSKFAPNIDRISITPLSDKRSLTSRR